In Paenibacillus sp. FSL M7-0420, a single genomic region encodes these proteins:
- a CDS encoding deaminase domain-containing protein — protein sequence MASAKLIFDTDQVRRLQTKIGQVSQDTNRLYLQLKGQSSGWSGIPVGDHLMKAQVLINELTVEAEKLEDIIRTALRGVEGLQEENTRNAAQLTQQFSLFAGMLGRDGAQEVGGRSSIPPFVQNAATNLIRSFAVLPGRDELDSDPAVRQLRLTLQASGPGSLGAITAESKLKDIFTARDQIAQAQMAFKVYESFGNKSQMNAVHLKAEEARQTLASLGIDEVHYTAGKDLSMYFKQPALQACDYDPSILTKNVPLPKNESYLLLLRMAMEPGDKGGWAKGQLQAIHAGGIMPDLTNWESQPAKKDFIDKYLVDPLIELFTGEKPQPKTQLEQVLSAQFYGMQIEQQFVLSDLSSEFESVLRGAASADRISEVFGTGTVNVKTGTPKNRQIEPEAGITGNSFGKIKALDELEVKNPAKSLLDDFDPGFKGVGDFAYVQKVELFQVRTQAIRNTLSNKYKNYGNVAVADVNITGLKTEFKAHSRIHQDNHDGFSSVTGEGQFPAKSVNQKGEVDGEGAFPRNNDTERKILEDIAHQLGNNKQTKGQIDLYTELPACRSCSDIIIKFRQEYPNIKLNVYSGEFKN from the coding sequence ATGGCTTCAGCAAAGCTTATATTCGATACCGATCAAGTCCGGCGACTGCAGACGAAAATAGGACAGGTGAGCCAGGATACGAACCGGCTGTATCTGCAGTTGAAAGGCCAGTCTAGCGGCTGGAGCGGTATTCCAGTGGGAGACCACCTGATGAAAGCCCAGGTGCTGATAAACGAATTAACCGTAGAAGCAGAGAAGCTGGAGGATATTATCCGAACTGCCCTTAGGGGTGTCGAAGGACTTCAGGAGGAGAATACACGAAATGCGGCCCAGTTGACCCAGCAGTTTAGTTTATTTGCAGGGATGCTTGGAAGGGATGGAGCACAAGAGGTGGGGGGACGGAGTTCAATCCCGCCTTTTGTGCAAAATGCGGCTACGAATCTAATCCGTTCGTTCGCTGTCCTGCCGGGACGGGATGAGCTGGATAGCGATCCTGCGGTGAGACAGCTCCGGTTGACCCTCCAAGCCTCAGGGCCGGGAAGCCTCGGAGCTATTACTGCTGAGAGTAAGCTAAAGGATATCTTCACAGCGCGGGATCAGATTGCGCAGGCACAAATGGCTTTTAAAGTCTACGAGAGCTTTGGGAACAAGAGTCAGATGAATGCAGTGCATCTGAAGGCAGAAGAAGCGCGCCAGACACTGGCTTCGCTGGGGATAGATGAAGTGCACTATACAGCGGGTAAAGACCTGAGTATGTACTTCAAGCAACCGGCGCTTCAGGCATGTGACTACGATCCGTCCATCCTAACAAAGAATGTGCCGCTGCCGAAGAATGAATCTTATCTGCTGCTGCTGCGGATGGCTATGGAGCCTGGAGATAAAGGCGGGTGGGCGAAAGGACAGTTGCAGGCTATTCATGCAGGAGGTATCATGCCAGACTTGACGAATTGGGAGAGCCAGCCGGCCAAAAAGGATTTTATAGATAAATACCTGGTGGACCCGCTCATTGAACTATTTACAGGAGAGAAACCGCAGCCCAAGACGCAACTGGAGCAAGTCCTCTCCGCCCAATTCTATGGTATGCAAATCGAGCAGCAATTCGTACTCAGTGATCTATCCAGCGAGTTCGAATCCGTCTTGCGTGGAGCAGCCAGTGCAGACCGGATTAGTGAAGTCTTCGGGACGGGAACCGTTAATGTGAAGACCGGAACGCCAAAGAACAGACAAATAGAACCTGAGGCTGGAATAACTGGAAACTCTTTTGGTAAGATAAAAGCGTTGGATGAGTTAGAAGTTAAAAACCCCGCGAAATCTTTGCTGGATGATTTCGATCCTGGGTTTAAAGGGGTTGGGGATTTTGCTTACGTTCAAAAAGTTGAACTGTTCCAAGTGAGAACACAGGCAATTCGAAATACATTGTCAAATAAATATAAGAATTACGGTAATGTTGCGGTGGCGGATGTGAATATAACCGGGCTTAAAACAGAGTTTAAAGCACATAGTAGGATTCATCAGGATAATCATGATGGATTTTCTTCAGTAACAGGGGAAGGCCAATTTCCTGCAAAATCAGTGAACCAAAAAGGAGAAGTAGACGGGGAAGGAGCTTTTCCAAGGAATAATGATACAGAGCGAAAAATTTTAGAAGATATAGCACATCAATTAGGGAATAACAAGCAAACTAAAGGTCAAATTGATTTATACACAGAATTACCAGCTTGTAGAAGTTGTTCCGATATTATTATAAAATTCAGACAAGAGTACCCTAATATTAAATTGAATGTTTACTCTGGTGAATTTAAAAATTAG
- a CDS encoding WXG100 family type VII secretion target, translating into MASPKVTLDYEGLKKQASVILKQKADFDTLIKNVKTTTQNLNQVWDDAAAKNFTEKVNAMDKTFKQFSEALKGLGDHMNNVSDKYKELSQAVIKAQSGF; encoded by the coding sequence ATGGCAAGCCCTAAAGTAACATTGGACTATGAAGGATTGAAGAAGCAGGCAAGCGTTATCCTGAAGCAAAAGGCGGATTTCGACACCTTAATTAAAAACGTAAAAACTACCACGCAGAATCTTAATCAGGTATGGGATGACGCTGCTGCCAAGAATTTCACAGAAAAGGTTAATGCTATGGACAAAACGTTCAAGCAATTCTCCGAGGCACTGAAGGGTTTAGGAGATCACATGAACAATGTATCCGATAAGTACAAAGAGCTGTCGCAGGCAGTCATTAAGGCACAATCCGGCTTCTAA
- a CDS encoding Imm3 family immunity protein, protein MKTNLEQAKERILGIDWKIVSVDKPSHVILVTEFIRRGNMFLDFNSKDNNRRAVFNASEIIDFRMPDSIKEENSRLLSVQLDWTTEYLCDFYLEWAYAMDKEVLIAHQFHDLYDPIIKLFERGGRISYHHNELICGNHAWGRSSGAITRDIPPQDISDEALDRIDDDNGEHMKEWNYTELSEYIREVFNNSISDGLNTLQAGGRCLYELSNVIEEGEVEKIIFYVCLADLQIDKGVVSQRILDEVNNIIKDFNIDKFANELETEDIEDLSRLAHKVKGKLCI, encoded by the coding sequence TTGAAAACCAATCTTGAACAAGCCAAAGAAAGAATTTTGGGAATTGACTGGAAAATTGTGTCAGTAGATAAACCGTCACATGTGATCCTGGTAACGGAATTTATCAGAAGAGGTAATATGTTTTTGGATTTTAACTCCAAAGATAATAATAGACGTGCTGTATTTAATGCTTCCGAAATCATTGATTTTAGGATGCCTGATAGCATAAAAGAGGAAAATAGTAGATTGTTAAGTGTTCAGTTAGACTGGACTACAGAATATCTTTGCGATTTTTACCTTGAATGGGCATATGCGATGGACAAAGAAGTACTTATCGCTCATCAATTTCATGATCTTTATGACCCAATTATTAAGTTGTTTGAGAGAGGGGGAAGAATTAGTTATCATCATAATGAGTTAATATGTGGAAATCATGCATGGGGGCGTAGCTCTGGAGCAATAACGCGGGATATTCCTCCACAAGACATAAGTGATGAAGCTTTAGACAGAATTGACGATGATAACGGTGAACATATGAAAGAATGGAATTATACAGAACTTAGTGAATACATACGTGAAGTTTTTAATAATTCAATAAGTGATGGACTAAATACTCTCCAAGCAGGAGGGAGATGCTTGTATGAGTTATCCAATGTTATAGAGGAGGGAGAAGTTGAGAAAATTATATTTTATGTTTGCCTAGCAGATTTACAAATTGATAAAGGTGTAGTCTCACAACGAATCCTCGATGAAGTGAATAATATTATTAAGGATTTTAATATTGATAAATTCGCCAATGAGTTAGAGACGGAAGATATTGAGGATTTGAGCAGACTTGCTCATAAAGTGAAGGGTAAGCTATGTATTTAA
- a CDS encoding DUF5704 domain-containing protein codes for MILKRSKIITMINIVFFILVIFLILFLQFKPVPMNAAGTDEVLLQTKDLQYQANNENLKRAYQSVFNNNKELKTVPFTLNVGAGKIITKIILKKDNQILQTISVNAQSYNQTLTLNGEPVAVKSVGNVANGSWFAWNRSIAGTSWEPGLGGTWHYDTPENSTKGVEVIGGIARDKWPGKRIIMDNVPFQRDKAFYSVGAVDYGSFATSLIDNDSDRLTAANPMQIGTNVKIVDDKLIEGPGGVKGKTDPSTVIKDYKVTDLEHGLVTYGQDFGHEGYRVNIASNGSSAMMYYFANYEFDIKSFTYRYPNIFEVYVKEGPGTSPTPTPGPTPGNSSVNCTEPVPASVIPGEYLEPGVTAEIRADQRGNEQFDVLQGIPSSESLYGHTSTRDYLYKNNFVQMKGTCTYEIKIKKTYTLKWDPTKPAPSGTGTVPAPTSEPKEVEYSYSINRPYSYWTIDTLEVYSLAKAVLMNDAFSGGKIILEPNGYTAPVFSTETTGKYFPPEVPPAISVPGSTVDGGTTRPQPSDEKETFRSKAEEAAKKIKVKNDSLIFTGQTIMNGNEAVEEGIPPTTIPNPLPIGDNLLFSPGHIIEPTHLNAPNLISSGEVTYTPMDGNIKGGTEDKVYSISGINSVTVHTPVVNYSQLPDDNRPFDQRMVPDMIRTVLILDRPFTVYFTESGQHLGIPGYGNRDYAKYTKDKRIQFPFGVFQGSQYYPDNTWISIPVGTPAMTFTLPTWVNEGDYTVRTQSWAINAPSDGEYLCQQNLNGDLVNYCAAESFNVGVVGRLFDFRIWDIGDFRFEKVFRTGTGTLAHSTAMYYTGGNDENGIPTALSGQPQWQLPIRKGSHPTEQLTVPHNGYSFLFDFRTIGNLWQPGEGIRIEPSFYFIPKTGGAAAPVDLYYDISGSQNKLIGVGSSKDKLSYSRTYRLADGLRNIADGELSTSASYEYNYILTQEEREKKPWIKFYPQYLKRKTNIGAGYNLEVLSYKSRTLVGPTDIPAVVDPITAVRSVQHWYGEYNLPIAPYILPKGTNLLNLANQYGGTLDGHEPEFITGGYILVKFEIYTLKNGDADTRILGYKAPIANMWAIEGQMTGATDEQGQTFYFSSGDIMLFESDFSVRNDYLGQGR; via the coding sequence TTGATATTAAAACGATCAAAAATCATAACAATGATAAATATAGTATTCTTTATCCTCGTTATTTTTTTGATCTTGTTCCTACAATTCAAACCGGTACCAATGAATGCTGCGGGTACAGACGAGGTTTTGTTGCAAACAAAGGATCTGCAGTATCAGGCGAATAATGAAAATCTGAAACGTGCCTATCAATCCGTCTTCAATAATAATAAAGAATTAAAAACAGTTCCATTCACGCTTAATGTAGGGGCAGGTAAAATAATCACAAAGATTATATTGAAAAAAGATAATCAGATCTTACAGACAATTAGCGTAAATGCTCAATCGTATAATCAAACTTTAACATTGAATGGAGAACCCGTTGCAGTAAAATCTGTAGGAAATGTAGCAAATGGGAGCTGGTTTGCCTGGAATAGGAGTATTGCAGGGACATCCTGGGAACCAGGTCTAGGGGGGACTTGGCATTATGACACCCCAGAGAATAGTACTAAAGGTGTTGAAGTAATTGGGGGTATAGCAAGAGATAAATGGCCCGGAAAACGGATTATTATGGACAATGTCCCCTTTCAAAGAGATAAAGCCTTCTATAGTGTCGGTGCAGTAGATTATGGAAGTTTTGCTACTTCATTAATAGATAATGATTCTGATAGGCTAACAGCAGCTAACCCTATGCAGATTGGTACCAATGTTAAAATTGTCGATGACAAATTAATAGAAGGGCCTGGTGGCGTAAAAGGAAAAACTGATCCAAGCACCGTGATCAAAGATTACAAAGTAACAGATTTAGAGCATGGACTTGTAACCTATGGGCAAGATTTTGGCCATGAGGGATACAGAGTTAATATTGCCAGCAATGGCTCCTCGGCCATGATGTATTATTTCGCGAATTATGAATTTGATATCAAATCCTTTACTTACCGTTACCCTAATATCTTTGAAGTATATGTGAAAGAGGGACCTGGAACATCGCCCACCCCTACCCCTGGGCCCACCCCTGGTAACTCGTCAGTAAATTGCACTGAGCCTGTTCCAGCCTCAGTGATCCCGGGTGAGTATCTAGAACCTGGAGTGACTGCCGAGATCCGGGCGGATCAGCGCGGGAATGAGCAGTTTGATGTTCTGCAGGGTATTCCAAGCTCAGAAAGTTTGTATGGGCACACTTCTACCCGAGATTATCTGTATAAGAATAACTTTGTTCAGATGAAAGGAACATGTACTTATGAAATTAAAATCAAAAAAACATATACCTTAAAATGGGACCCTACTAAACCTGCTCCTTCCGGGACAGGGACTGTACCCGCTCCAACCAGTGAACCGAAGGAAGTTGAATACTCCTACAGTATCAATCGTCCGTATTCTTATTGGACGATTGATACTCTGGAAGTCTACTCTCTGGCCAAAGCGGTATTAATGAATGATGCTTTTTCCGGCGGGAAAATCATTTTGGAGCCTAATGGCTATACTGCTCCGGTTTTTTCAACGGAAACCACAGGCAAGTATTTTCCTCCTGAGGTTCCCCCCGCTATTTCTGTACCAGGCTCTACTGTGGATGGGGGGACTACCCGGCCGCAACCAAGTGATGAAAAAGAAACATTCCGGTCAAAAGCCGAGGAAGCTGCAAAGAAAATCAAAGTGAAAAATGACAGTCTTATCTTCACCGGTCAAACAATAATGAATGGAAACGAAGCTGTTGAAGAGGGGATTCCGCCTACGACGATCCCGAACCCTCTGCCTATTGGGGACAATTTGTTATTTAGTCCAGGGCACATCATTGAGCCCACTCATTTGAATGCTCCAAATCTTATCAGTTCGGGGGAAGTAACCTACACTCCAATGGACGGGAATATTAAGGGGGGGACTGAGGATAAGGTATATTCCATAAGTGGCATTAACTCCGTGACTGTCCATACCCCAGTCGTCAATTACTCCCAGCTTCCTGATGACAACCGGCCGTTCGACCAGCGGATGGTGCCGGACATGATACGGACGGTGCTGATCCTGGACCGGCCCTTCACTGTATATTTTACGGAGAGCGGTCAGCATCTGGGGATTCCGGGGTATGGCAACCGGGACTACGCTAAATATACGAAGGACAAACGCATTCAATTTCCGTTCGGGGTGTTCCAGGGCAGTCAATACTATCCGGACAATACCTGGATATCCATCCCGGTGGGCACTCCCGCTATGACTTTTACCCTGCCGACCTGGGTGAACGAAGGGGACTATACGGTGCGTACTCAGTCCTGGGCGATTAATGCCCCGTCAGACGGTGAATATCTGTGTCAACAGAACCTGAATGGAGATCTTGTCAATTACTGTGCAGCGGAAAGCTTCAATGTGGGTGTGGTGGGTCGGCTGTTTGATTTTAGAATCTGGGATATTGGAGATTTCCGGTTTGAAAAGGTATTTCGCACCGGAACAGGCACTCTTGCGCATAGTACTGCAATGTACTACACCGGCGGCAATGATGAGAACGGAATTCCCACAGCTTTGAGCGGACAGCCACAATGGCAGCTGCCGATCCGCAAGGGTTCTCATCCCACGGAGCAATTGACGGTACCGCATAACGGGTATTCCTTTCTGTTTGATTTTCGCACCATCGGGAATCTGTGGCAGCCGGGCGAGGGGATAAGGATTGAACCCAGCTTCTACTTCATCCCCAAGACTGGAGGTGCTGCGGCCCCTGTAGATCTGTACTATGACATTTCCGGGTCGCAGAATAAGCTGATTGGAGTAGGCTCTTCCAAGGACAAGCTTAGCTATAGCCGTACTTACCGCCTGGCAGATGGCTTGCGGAATATTGCGGATGGTGAGCTATCCACTTCAGCCAGCTACGAGTATAACTATATACTCACTCAGGAAGAGCGGGAGAAGAAGCCTTGGATCAAATTCTACCCGCAATATCTGAAGCGCAAAACCAACATCGGAGCAGGCTATAATCTCGAAGTATTGTCCTACAAATCCCGTACCCTAGTGGGTCCAACGGACATCCCGGCAGTCGTAGATCCAATCACGGCAGTCCGCAGTGTTCAGCACTGGTATGGCGAATATAACCTGCCCATTGCCCCATATATCCTGCCGAAAGGAACGAATCTGCTCAACCTTGCTAATCAATACGGGGGCACACTGGATGGGCATGAGCCAGAATTCATTACCGGCGGCTACATCCTTGTGAAGTTTGAAATCTACACCCTCAAGAACGGAGATGCAGATACGCGGATACTTGGCTACAAGGCGCCGATTGCGAATATGTGGGCGATCGAGGGACAGATGACAGGCGCAACAGATGAACAGGGACAGACCTTTTACTTTTCATCCGGGGATATCATGCTCTTCGAATCGGATTTCTCGGTGCGTAATGACTATCTGGGGCAGGGCAGATAA